A window of Bos taurus isolate L1 Dominette 01449 registration number 42190680 breed Hereford chromosome 8, ARS-UCD2.0, whole genome shotgun sequence contains these coding sequences:
- the OR13E1 gene encoding olfactory receptor family 13 subfamily E member 1, translating into MRWMESETNGANQTVVTEFVLLGLHDHHNLEMVLFVLCLGIYSVNVLGNALLIGLNMLDPRLHTPMYFFLSNLALMDICGTSSFVPLMLANFLETQSTISFPGCALQMYLTLALGSTECVLLAMMACDRYVAICQPLRYSELMNRQTCTWMVALSWGAAFANSLLQSILTWSLPFCGHNIINHFFCEILAVLKLACGDISLNALLIMVASSVLTLAPLLLIFLSYVFILTAILRVPSAAGRHKAFSTCSAHLTVVVIFYGTISFMYFKPKAKDLYLDKLLALFYGVVTPSLNPIIYSLRKEEVKAATIALLRGDLSRKMAPFPVVL; encoded by the coding sequence atgagatggatggagaGTGAGACGAATGGGGCAAACCAGACGGTCGTGACAGAGTTTGTCCTGCTGGGGCTACACGACCACCACAACCTAGAGATGGTCCTGTTTGTGCTCTGCCTGGGCATCTACTCTGTGAACGTGCTGGGGAATGCCCTCCTCATTGGGCTGAACATGCTGGACCCCCGcctgcacacccccatgtacttcttcctcagcaACCTCGCCCTCATGGACATCTGTGGCACATCCTCCTTCGTGCCTCTCATGCTGGCCAACTTCCTGGAAACCCAAAGCACCATCTCCTTCCCTGGCTGTGCCCTGCAGATGTACCTGACCCTGGCGCTGGGCTCCACAGAGTGCGTGCTCCTGGCCATGATGGCGTGTGACCGGTACGTGGCCATCTGCCAGCCGCTTCGCTACTCAGAGCTCATGAACCGGCAGACGTGCACGTGGATGGTGGCGCTGAGCTGGGGGGCAGCCTTTGCCAACTCCCTTCTCCAATCCATTCTCACCTGGAGCCTCCCCTTCTGTGGCCACAATATCATCAACCACTTCTTCTGTGAGATCTTAGCAGTGCTAAAACTAGCCTGTGGGGACATCTCTCTCAATGCACTGTTAATAATGGTGGCTTCATCTGTCCTGACGCTGGCACCGCTGCTGCTCATCTTCCTGTCCTACGTGTTCATCCTTACTGCCATCCTGAGGGTGCCCTCTGCTGCCGGCCGGCACAAAGCCTTCTCTACCTGCTCTGCCCACCTCACAGTGGTGGTGATTTTCTATGGGACTATCTCCTTCATGTACTTCAAGCCCAAGGCCAAGGACCTCTACTTGGATAAGCTCCTTGCATTGTTCTACGGGGTCGTGACCCCCTCGCTGAACCCCATCATCTACAGCCTAAGGAAAGAAGAGGTGAAAGCTGCCACTATAGCTCTGCTGAGGGGAGATCTCTCCAGGAAGATGGCCCCCTTTCCtgttgttctctaa